A single region of the Mycoplasma mycoides subsp. mycoides SC str. PG1 genome encodes:
- a CDS encoding HD domain-containing protein, producing MYLKVIRDNVHGDIYFDDVIYIQLINTYEMQRLRRILQLAGTQLAYSSATHTRFSHCIGTYYILKEFFKNKAFLKINSYEQKLVKIAGLLHDIGHGAFSHTFEKITHKNHEQYTSEIILNKKGNIYPILKKHHINPQDIVDIINGTYKNKIINLLVSSQIDADRFDYLKRDSISCGVDYATLDFKWMIRNTFIIGDKIVFPKKTIYAIESYLLGRYHMYQQVYNHKTSTIFDAMFISWFKRVTDLFNNDYKFKDNRIIELFSNLFYNKDIDLDSYLKIDDYLMFDIFKNCSSEKDVILSDLSKRLTDRKLFTIRDEKLINKTTIINKLNKLGLDPKYYLLETNIKPLSMYNPVIKNNKDENIYLYDSNNQQVHELSYYSKLVKFFQKSNSQKNLRKIIFPKEIV from the coding sequence ATGTATTTAAAAGTAATTAGAGATAATGTTCATGGTGATATTTATTTTGATGATGTAATTTATATTCAATTAATAAATACTTATGAAATGCAAAGATTAAGAAGAATTTTACAACTTGCAGGAACACAATTAGCTTATTCAAGTGCAACACATACTCGCTTTAGTCATTGTATTGGAACTTATTATATTTTAAAAGAGTTTTTTAAAAATAAAGCTTTTTTAAAAATAAATAGTTATGAACAAAAACTAGTAAAAATAGCTGGATTATTACACGACATTGGACATGGTGCTTTTTCACATACTTTTGAAAAAATTACACATAAAAATCACGAACAATACACAAGTGAAATTATTTTAAATAAAAAAGGAAATATTTATCCAATTTTAAAAAAACATCATATAAATCCTCAAGATATTGTTGATATTATTAATGGAACTTATAAAAATAAAATTATTAATTTATTAGTAAGTTCACAAATTGATGCTGATAGATTTGATTATTTAAAAAGAGATTCAATTAGTTGTGGTGTTGATTATGCAACACTAGATTTTAAGTGAATGATTAGAAATACTTTTATAATTGGTGATAAAATTGTCTTTCCTAAAAAAACAATTTATGCAATTGAATCATATTTATTAGGTAGATATCATATGTATCAACAAGTTTATAATCATAAAACATCAACTATTTTTGATGCTATGTTTATTAGTTGATTTAAAAGAGTTACTGATCTATTTAACAATGATTATAAGTTTAAAGATAATAGGATTATTGAACTTTTTTCTAACTTGTTTTACAATAAAGATATCGATTTAGATTCTTATTTAAAAATTGATGATTATTTAATGTTTGATATTTTTAAAAATTGTAGTAGTGAAAAAGATGTGATTTTAAGTGATTTGTCAAAAAGATTAACTGATAGAAAATTATTTACTATTAGAGATGAAAAGTTAATAAATAAAACTACTATAATTAATAAATTAAACAAATTAGGATTAGATCCTAAATATTATTTATTAGAAACAAACATCAAACCACTAAGTATGTATAATCCGGTAATTAAAAATAATAAAGATGAAAATATATACTTATATGATAGTAATAATCAACAAGTTCATGAACTAAGTTATTATAGTAAATTAGTAAAGTTTTTTCAAAAATCTAATAGTCAAAAAAATCTGAGAAAAATTATTTTTCCAAAAGAAATAGTGTAG
- the rpoE gene encoding DNA-directed RNA polymerase subunit delta, with protein MSKVRNLDLVYSYLQSTKTPSSLNEIWKSISKDIISQKKDEISVIAGLYGDMVLDNRFALTTDNLWALSSNSSVENIKKQYDDFIITDHKHRYSDLDEELTIDDEMLLDEDYDSDFTQELDDFDEDFDDTDQTYIDDDEYNR; from the coding sequence ATGTCAAAAGTTAGAAATCTAGATTTAGTGTATTCATATTTACAAAGCACTAAAACACCTTCAAGTTTAAATGAAATTTGAAAGTCAATATCAAAAGATATAATCAGTCAAAAAAAAGATGAAATCTCAGTAATAGCAGGTCTATATGGAGATATGGTTCTTGATAATAGATTCGCTTTAACAACTGATAATTTATGAGCTTTAAGTTCTAATTCATCAGTTGAAAACATTAAAAAACAATATGATGATTTTATTATTACGGATCATAAACACAGATATAGTGATTTAGATGAAGAATTAACAATAGATGATGAAATGTTATTAGATGAAGATTATGATAGTGATTTTACTCAAGAATTAGATGATTTTGACGAAGATTTTGATGACACTGACCAAACATATATAGATGATGATGAATATAATCGATAA
- a CDS encoding CTP synthase produces MAKFIFVTGGVVSGLGKGITASSIGALLKASGLKVFMQKFDPYLNVDPGTMSPYQHGEVFVTKDGGETDLDLGHYERFIDEELTKLSSTTSGKIYLSVIQGERKGVNSGKTIQVVPHITDAIKQKVYQAAKQSQADVIISEIGGTVGDIESQPFIEAIRQIRLEQGKENVMFVHVVLLLWLAASKEYKTKPIQNSVKAMASLGIQPDVIVCRSDSSSPKDIKEKISLFCNVPITNIIDAIDQDSIYRVPLALAKQNLQDIIIEQLQLKAKNIDLSLWKQFNKKIDSSTEEIEISFVGKYIELQDAYLSVLESLKIAGWEFNKKIKIRWVQADKLDESNYKEVLKNSQGILVPGGFGKRGIEGMMLASRYARENDIPYLGICLGMQIATISIARDLLNWSDADSTEFNKNTTHPIFDYIKGIDRDNIGGTLRLGTMVTKLEKNSLVSKLYNSDIALERHRHRYEFNNEYKKDLESVGLRFSGIYEEKNIVEVVEMPSLKFFVASQFHPEFTSRPNKPTPLFKGFIKAIVENNK; encoded by the coding sequence ATGGCAAAGTTTATATTTGTAACTGGTGGAGTAGTTTCAGGTTTAGGAAAAGGAATTACAGCTAGTTCAATTGGTGCATTATTAAAAGCTAGTGGATTAAAAGTATTTATGCAAAAATTTGATCCATATTTAAATGTTGATCCAGGAACAATGTCTCCATATCAGCATGGTGAAGTTTTTGTTACAAAAGATGGGGGAGAAACTGATTTAGATCTAGGACATTATGAACGTTTTATTGATGAAGAACTAACTAAATTATCTTCAACAACTTCTGGAAAAATCTATTTATCTGTAATTCAAGGTGAAAGAAAAGGAGTTAATAGTGGTAAAACTATTCAAGTAGTTCCTCATATAACTGATGCTATTAAACAAAAAGTTTATCAAGCAGCTAAACAAAGCCAAGCTGATGTGATAATTTCAGAAATTGGTGGAACTGTTGGAGATATTGAATCTCAACCTTTTATTGAAGCAATTAGACAAATTAGACTAGAACAAGGTAAAGAAAATGTAATGTTTGTTCATGTTGTTTTATTATTATGATTAGCTGCTTCAAAAGAATATAAAACTAAACCTATTCAAAACTCAGTAAAAGCAATGGCTAGTTTAGGAATTCAACCTGATGTTATAGTATGTAGAAGTGATTCTTCTTCACCAAAAGATATTAAAGAAAAAATTTCTTTATTTTGTAATGTTCCTATTACAAATATTATTGATGCAATTGATCAAGATTCAATTTATAGAGTGCCATTAGCTTTAGCAAAACAAAATCTTCAAGATATTATAATTGAACAGTTACAATTAAAAGCTAAAAATATAGATCTATCTTTATGAAAACAATTTAATAAAAAAATCGATTCATCAACTGAAGAAATTGAAATTAGTTTTGTTGGTAAATATATAGAATTACAAGATGCATATTTATCAGTTTTAGAATCATTAAAAATAGCTGGTTGAGAATTTAATAAAAAAATTAAAATCAGATGAGTTCAAGCAGATAAATTAGATGAATCAAACTATAAAGAAGTTTTAAAAAATAGTCAAGGTATTTTAGTTCCAGGTGGATTTGGTAAAAGAGGAATTGAAGGAATGATGTTAGCTAGTAGATATGCTAGAGAAAATGATATTCCTTATTTAGGAATTTGTTTAGGAATGCAAATAGCAACAATTTCAATTGCAAGAGATTTATTAAATTGAAGTGATGCTGATTCAACTGAATTTAATAAAAATACTACTCATCCAATTTTTGATTATATTAAAGGTATTGATAGAGATAATATTGGTGGAACTTTAAGATTAGGTACAATGGTTACTAAATTAGAAAAAAATTCATTAGTTTCTAAGTTATATAATTCTGATATTGCTTTAGAAAGACATAGACATAGATATGAATTTAATAATGAATATAAAAAAGATTTAGAAAGTGTTGGATTAAGATTTTCTGGAATTTATGAAGAAAAAAATATAGTTGAAGTTGTTGAAATGCCAAGTTTAAAATTCTTTGTTGCTAGTCAATTTCATCCTGAATTTACTTCTCGTCCTAATAAGCCAACTCCTTTATTTAAAGGATTTATTAAAGCAATTGTTGAAAATAATAAATAG
- a CDS encoding BspA family leucine-rich repeat surface protein: MKKILKLIPYSIITSLSIPLSFTFWKNQETISLFSQDTRKVNPNHEYNEDKTEIKKIGYYKHPNTNKVTIRPIPYYVKKVATELPTEIESLYRAFAYRYSHHDPITGFENWDTKNVKDMSYVFFENHIINTDLSAWKTDNVTNMTGMFKNATKFDNGGKSLSWTTNNVESMESMFDGAESFKQNLMSWNVEKVTKNKNFSRASGIFSDENKKPKWKNLKENDPVIKKEENITPKVIIHPTPTPKPKVTLPLAKIINRTNETKPTLKPNSGQELPKSNITTSKQENKKLSTPAIVGIVVGSQVVLTSLAAGIPYLIKRFKK; this comes from the coding sequence ATGAAAAAGATACTGAAATTAATACCTTATTCTATAATTACTAGCTTATCAATCCCTTTATCATTTACTTTTTGAAAGAATCAGGAAACAATATCCTTATTTTCCCAAGACACTAGAAAAGTTAACCCCAATCATGAATATAATGAAGATAAAACAGAAATAAAAAAAATAGGTTATTACAAGCATCCAAATACTAATAAAGTTACTATAAGACCTATTCCATACTATGTTAAAAAAGTTGCTACTGAATTACCAACAGAAATAGAAAGTTTGTACCGTGCATTTGCATATAGATATAGTCATCATGATCCGATTACTGGATTCGAAAATTGAGATACAAAAAATGTAAAAGATATGAGTTATGTGTTTTTTGAAAATCATATTATTAACACAGATTTGTCTGCTTGAAAAACTGATAATGTCACTAATATGACTGGTATGTTTAAAAATGCAACAAAATTTGATAATGGTGGTAAATCCTTGTCTTGAACAACTAACAATGTAGAATCAATGGAATCTATGTTTGATGGTGCAGAAAGTTTTAAACAGAACTTAATGAGTTGAAATGTTGAAAAAGTAACTAAAAATAAGAATTTTTCTAGAGCTAGTGGTATTTTTAGTGATGAAAATAAAAAACCTAAATGAAAAAATTTAAAAGAAAATGATCCTGTTATTAAAAAAGAAGAAAATATAACACCAAAAGTGATAATTCATCCAACCCCTACTCCAAAACCAAAGGTTACTTTGCCTTTAGCTAAAATAATAAATAGAACTAATGAAACTAAACCTACATTAAAACCTAATTCTGGTCAAGAACTTCCAAAATCTAATATAACTACATCAAAACAAGAAAATAAAAAACTATCAACCCCCGCAATTGTTGGTATTGTTGTTGGAAGCCAAGTTGTTTTAACTTCTTTAGCAGCTGGTATACCTTATTTAATTAAAAGATTTAAAAAATAA
- a CDS encoding BspA family leucine-rich repeat surface protein — MKIKLLILTIAKLSLLSFSSILFLKNENHFNINYKMKMEMKTQKTEQPHKYKEGDRTEIVQIGFYKRGNEITIKQIPYYVKKVPDKLPDEIQSLYRAFAHRYKDQNHPTVTGFEKWDTSKIKNMSYVFYDNQLIDADLSEWKTSNVTNMDGMFKNAIKFNNKEKPLKWNTEKVESMESMFDGAESFKQNLKDWKVDKVTKNKNFSRASGIFEHIDKKPSWKITEHNDPIIKKPESTEPKVIIHPSPSRPKQTIPLTKLINPIIKSTPNSNQNLGIPKTNLSTTPQQSKKLSTPAIVGIVVGSQVVLTSLAAGIPYLIKRFKK, encoded by the coding sequence ATGAAAATAAAATTATTAATATTAACTATTGCAAAATTGTCTTTACTTTCTTTTTCATCAATATTGTTTTTGAAAAATGAAAATCATTTTAATATAAACTATAAAATGAAAATGGAGATGAAAACACAAAAAACCGAACAGCCTCATAAATATAAAGAAGGAGATAGAACTGAGATAGTTCAAATTGGCTTTTATAAAAGAGGAAATGAGATAACTATAAAACAAATTCCATATTACGTTAAAAAAGTTCCTGATAAGCTTCCTGATGAAATTCAAAGTTTATATCGAGCCTTTGCTCATAGATATAAAGATCAAAACCACCCTACAGTTACTGGATTTGAAAAATGAGATACATCAAAAATAAAGAATATGAGTTATGTATTTTATGATAATCAATTGATAGATGCAGATTTATCAGAATGAAAAACAAGCAATGTTACTAATATGGATGGAATGTTTAAAAATGCTATTAAATTCAATAATAAAGAGAAACCTTTAAAATGAAACACTGAAAAAGTTGAATCAATGGAATCTATGTTTGATGGTGCAGAAAGCTTTAAACAAAATTTAAAAGATTGAAAAGTTGATAAGGTAACTAAAAATAAGAATTTTTCTAGAGCTAGTGGGATTTTTGAACACATCGATAAAAAACCTAGTTGAAAAATTACTGAGCATAACGACCCTATTATTAAAAAACCAGAATCTACTGAACCAAAGGTAATAATTCACCCTTCACCATCAAGACCAAAACAAACTATACCACTAACTAAACTAATAAACCCTATTATAAAATCAACACCAAATTCAAATCAAAATTTAGGGATACCAAAAACTAATTTAAGCACAACACCTCAACAATCTAAAAAACTTTCAACTCCAGCAATTGTTGGTATTGTTGTTGGAAGCCAAGTTGTTTTAACTTCTTTAGCAGCTGGTATACCTTATTTAATTAAAAGATTTAAAAAATAA
- a CDS encoding IS3-like element IS1296 family transposase (programmed frameshift) codes for MSKLNLEKKLKIVKEAKKLNIKKSTYLANKYDISVDTVESLVNRFEAFRIEGLINKEKKPYYSAKLKLKIVLYKLETNHSYDKVAKKFNIIFSSTIAGWVKKYREYGFLGLNNNIGRPKKIMKNPNKKPAKIKKSQVKINNEQQIKELKEQVEYYKLKAEFWKKFPHLVDKRKINKKKTKVVLELLKTHKKVKIPILLKIAKLPKSSFYEWKHKLENTIDKDKELKEMIVDIFSKSFETYGYRRLKMALKSKGYIVNHKKILRLTKELGVQCIKFRTKNGRYSSYKGTVGKIADNVLKRNFHSLQANKLWCTDVTEFKVNGQKLYLSPIIDLYNDEIISYSIQTNPNLNLTNSMLDKALKKVKNTNGLLIHSDQGFHYQHISWAKKLEENNITQSMSRKGNCLDNAIIENFFGLLKQEIYYGEKYNSVEELTKRIHKYIYWYNNIRIKEKLKGLSPVQFRKQSCYNIEKF; via the exons ATGTCTAAATTAAATTTAGAAAAAAAGTTAAAAATTGTTAAAGAAGCTAAAAAACTTAATATTAAAAAGAGTACTTATTTAGCAAATAAATATGATATTTCAGTTGATACTGTAGAAAGTTTAGTTAATAGATTTGAAGCGTTTAGAATAGAAGGGCTAATTAATAAGGAAAAAAAGCCTTATTATAGTGCAAAGCTAAAACTAAAAATTGTATTATATAAACTTGAAACTAATCACTCATATGATAAAGTCGCAAAAAAGTTTAATATTATTTTTTCATCAACTATAGCTGGTTGAGTTAAAAAATATAGAGAATATGGATTTTTAGGGTTAAATAATAATATAGGAAGACCTAAGAAAATTATGAAAAACCCTAATAAAAAACCAGCTAAAATAAAGAAATCACAAGTAAAAATCAATAATGAACAACAAATTAAAGAATTAAAAGAACAAGTGGAATACTATAAGTTGAAGGCTGAATTCTGAAAAAAGT TTCCACACCTTGTTGACAAAAGAAAAATCAACAAGAAAAAAACAAAAGTAGTTTTAGAATTGTTAAAAACACATAAAAAAGTTAAGATTCCTATTCTCTTAAAAATAGCTAAATTACCTAAATCGTCTTTTTATGAATGAAAACATAAGTTAGAAAATACAATAGATAAAGATAAAGAATTAAAGGAAATGATTGTTGACATTTTTAGCAAATCATTTGAAACGTATGGGTATAGAAGGCTAAAAATGGCCTTAAAATCAAAAGGATATATTGTAAATCACAAAAAGATTTTAAGGTTAACTAAAGAGCTTGGAGTTCAGTGTATTAAATTTAGAACAAAAAATGGAAGATATAGTTCTTATAAAGGAACTGTTGGAAAAATTGCAGATAATGTTTTAAAAAGAAATTTTCATTCTTTACAAGCAAACAAACTTTGATGCACTGATGTAACAGAGTTTAAAGTTAATGGTCAAAAGTTATATTTATCACCAATTATTGATCTTTACAATGATGAAATTATTTCATATTCAATTCAAACCAATCCTAACTTAAACCTAACAAATTCAATGCTAGACAAAGCACTTAAAAAGGTTAAAAATACAAATGGTTTGTTGATTCATTCTGATCAGGGATTTCATTATCAGCACATTAGTTGAGCTAAAAAACTAGAAGAAAATAACATAACACAAAGTATGTCTAGAAAAGGTAATTGCTTAGACAATGCTATTATAGAAAACTTCTTTGGTTTATTAAAGCAAGAAATTTATTATGGTGAAAAATATAATTCAGTAGAAGAGTTAACTAAAAGAATTCATAAATATATTTATTGATATAACAACATAAGAATAAAAGAAAAATTAAAAGGATTGTCTCCTGTACAATTCAGAAAACAATCCTGTTATAATATTGAAAAATTTTAG
- the fba gene encoding class II fructose-1,6-bisphosphate aldolase yields the protein MPKLYHKKLVNAKQMVIDAHRHRYAIGHFNINNLEWTKAILEAAEASKTPVIIATSEGAIKYMGGVNTVVGMVNGLLDYLNITVPVALHLDHGQSLEMAKKCILAGYSSVMFDGSHFPYAENLEMTKELIKFAEEYEVSVEAEIGSIGGEEDGVIGQGELGDPLQAEEISKTGITMLAAGIGNIHGKYPSWWQSLSFDTLERLQKACKMPMVLHGGSGIPQEQVKKAISMGIAKINVNTELQLAFRDATRKYVEERKDLDDAKKGFDPRKLLKPGYDALKTTFLELTNWFGCQGKAK from the coding sequence ATGCCAAAGTTATACCACAAAAAATTAGTTAATGCTAAACAAATGGTTATTGATGCACATAGACACAGATATGCAATTGGTCACTTTAATATTAATAATTTAGAATGAACAAAAGCAATTTTAGAAGCTGCTGAAGCTTCAAAAACACCTGTAATCATAGCTACAAGTGAAGGAGCTATTAAATACATGGGTGGTGTTAATACTGTTGTTGGAATGGTTAATGGATTATTAGATTATTTAAACATTACTGTACCAGTTGCTTTGCATTTAGATCATGGACAATCACTAGAAATGGCTAAAAAATGTATTCTAGCAGGATATTCATCAGTAATGTTTGATGGTTCACATTTCCCATATGCAGAAAACTTAGAAATGACAAAAGAATTGATTAAATTTGCTGAAGAATACGAAGTTTCAGTTGAAGCTGAAATTGGATCAATTGGTGGAGAAGAAGACGGAGTTATTGGTCAAGGTGAACTAGGAGATCCTCTGCAAGCTGAAGAAATTTCAAAAACTGGAATTACTATGTTAGCTGCTGGAATTGGAAATATTCATGGTAAGTATCCATCTTGATGACAATCTTTATCATTTGATACTTTAGAAAGACTACAAAAAGCTTGCAAAATGCCAATGGTATTACATGGTGGATCAGGAATTCCTCAAGAACAAGTTAAAAAAGCAATCTCAATGGGAATTGCAAAAATTAACGTTAATACTGAATTACAATTAGCATTTAGAGACGCAACTAGAAAATATGTTGAAGAAAGAAAAGATCTTGATGATGCTAAAAAAGGATTTGATCCACGTAAGTTATTAAAACCAGGATATGATGCTTTAAAAACTACATTCTTAGAATTAACAAATTGATTTGGTTGCCAAGGAAAAGCTAAATAA